In Planctomycetota bacterium, one genomic interval encodes:
- a CDS encoding SAM-dependent methyltransferase gives MWPRSLRKLAWLIVICLALPGTTQGQSLKSQEKAPRRETIKSLQLNPIGTVKHQGKQTFLEILPQYAPALDGLAGFSHVWVLYWFHENDTPEERATLKVHPRRDPANPLTGVFATRAPVRPNLIGLTPCRILKV, from the coding sequence ATGTGGCCCAGATCCCTTCGAAAGTTAGCTTGGTTAATTGTGATTTGCCTTGCTCTACCAGGAACAACTCAAGGGCAATCCCTTAAAAGTCAAGAAAAAGCCCCCAGGAGAGAGACTATCAAATCCTTGCAACTCAATCCCATCGGCACGGTCAAACACCAGGGAAAACAAACTTTCCTGGAGATCCTGCCCCAGTACGCCCCGGCCCTGGACGGCCTGGCCGGATTTTCCCATGTCTGGGTGCTCTACTGGTTCCATGAAAACGACACCCCCGAAGAACGGGCCACCCTCAAGGTCCATCCCCGCCGGGACCCCGCCAATCCCTTGACCGGCGTCTTCGCCACCCGGGCCCCGGTCCGGCCCAACCTCATCGGTCTCACCCCTTGCCGTATTCTCAAGGTG